One genomic segment of Gemmatimonadota bacterium includes these proteins:
- the mnmA gene encoding tRNA 2-thiouridine(34) synthase MnmA, protein MKIAALISGGVDSSVALNILKNEGHDLTAFYLKVWLEDELAFLGKCPWEADLKFVRAVCDQLDVPLEVISLQSEYLERVVSYALDELLAGRTPSPDIFCNQRIKFGAFFDHIDSSYEKVATGHYAQIAQSNGTYHLKRAPDPIKDQTYFLSGMYQSQVARALFPIGNMMKSDVRQLARDFNLPNQARKDSQGICFLGKIRYPDFIAFHLGEKKGDIIDRETGQILGPHRGYYYYTIGQRYGLGLGGGPWYVVQKDIERNIIYVSHATKHKNTSRNQFVATNPNWIAEPPDKTALQLKLRHGPELLNCKIEATDDNHLSVTIAEKDSGIAPGQFAVFYDGDLCLGSAVIDH, encoded by the coding sequence ATGAAAATCGCCGCTCTCATATCCGGTGGTGTCGATAGTTCTGTGGCTTTGAACATATTGAAAAATGAAGGCCACGATCTGACGGCATTTTACTTAAAAGTATGGCTCGAAGACGAACTCGCTTTTTTGGGGAAGTGCCCCTGGGAGGCCGACCTGAAATTTGTCCGTGCCGTATGCGATCAACTCGATGTCCCGCTTGAAGTAATCTCCCTGCAATCGGAATACCTCGAACGCGTCGTATCTTATGCCCTCGACGAACTGCTCGCTGGACGCACACCCAGCCCAGATATATTTTGCAACCAGCGGATCAAATTCGGCGCATTCTTTGACCACATAGACAGCAGCTATGAAAAAGTGGCAACCGGACACTACGCCCAAATCGCACAGAGCAACGGAACTTATCATCTAAAACGCGCACCCGACCCCATCAAAGATCAGACCTATTTCTTATCTGGCATGTATCAATCGCAGGTCGCGCGGGCATTATTTCCCATCGGAAACATGATGAAAAGCGATGTGCGCCAACTCGCGCGGGATTTTAACCTGCCAAATCAAGCGCGAAAAGACAGCCAGGGAATATGCTTCCTGGGCAAAATCAGATATCCAGACTTTATCGCATTTCACCTGGGCGAAAAAAAAGGCGATATTATCGACAGAGAAACCGGACAAATTCTGGGACCTCATCGGGGCTACTATTATTACACCATTGGACAGCGGTATGGCCTGGGATTGGGCGGAGGACCCTGGTACGTCGTGCAAAAAGATATCGAACGCAACATCATCTATGTATCCCACGCCACGAAGCACAAGAACACATCGCGGAACCAATTTGTCGCCACAAATCCCAACTGGATTGCAGAACCGCCTGACAAAACCGCCCTGCAATTAAAACTGCGCCACGGCCCAGAATTACTCAACTGTAAAATCGAAGCAACAGACGACAACCACTTATCCGTAACCATAGCAGAAAAAGACTCCGGTATAGCGCCCGGACAATTCGCCGTATTTTACGACGGCGACCTCTGCCTTGGCAGCGCGGTAATTGACCACTAA
- a CDS encoding ankyrin repeat domain-containing protein, which yields MSIEQARTAIESGDIDTLKRLIAEDPQLVNKTTSDNPRTLLHTLCDYPAHRPRCRESAEILIRSGANVNARAKFEGKTDPGETPLHWAASSDDAEMIEVLLDCGAKIDIDGGNIANGTPLWEAVIFGMQNAAIKLIQRGATCNLMIAAGVGRLDLVEKFFDKEGNITDTAGVLPGWSEPRPARDCIDSAFGMACRNGHLETARWLLGKKPDINRKNPVGETPLDQAIDRKHTEVANWLMTIGAKRSANP from the coding sequence ATGAGCATTGAACAGGCACGTACCGCCATTGAATCCGGTGATATAGACACCCTGAAAAGACTGATAGCAGAAGATCCACAACTGGTCAATAAAACCACATCGGACAATCCCCGCACACTTTTGCACACCCTCTGCGATTATCCCGCGCACAGGCCCAGATGCCGCGAATCCGCAGAAATTTTGATACGCTCAGGCGCAAATGTCAATGCGCGGGCAAAATTCGAGGGAAAAACCGACCCTGGCGAAACACCCCTGCATTGGGCAGCCAGCAGCGACGATGCGGAAATGATAGAAGTGCTTCTCGACTGCGGTGCAAAAATCGACATCGATGGCGGGAATATTGCAAACGGCACACCGCTCTGGGAAGCCGTGATATTCGGCATGCAAAACGCAGCGATAAAACTAATCCAGCGCGGGGCGACCTGCAACCTGATGATCGCTGCCGGCGTGGGGCGACTCGATCTCGTTGAAAAATTTTTCGATAAGGAAGGCAATATAACCGATACGGCGGGCGTTCTGCCCGGATGGTCGGAACCCCGACCTGCGCGAGACTGCATCGACAGTGCCTTCGGAATGGCATGCCGCAATGGGCACCTCGAAACCGCCAGATGGTTGCTGGGAAAAAAACCGGATATCAACCGCAAAAATCCCGTTGGCGAAACGCCTCTGGATCAAGCTATAGACAGAAAACACACCGAAGTTGCGAACTGGTTGATGACAATTGGCGCGAAACGATCCGCGAACCCGTGA
- a CDS encoding histone deacetylase — translation MNKVGLVQHPDFQKHDTGGAHPERPERLQTLHAHLDATGLTKDLITLEPRHVDTSWLEKAHTPEHIANVKSRCTQGITYMDDFDTRICPLSFDIARLAVGATFEAIDAVMDARVHTAFCATRPPGHHAERNHAMGFCLFSNAVIAARYIQETYSLERVAIVDWDVHHGNGTQHILETDPSVFFFSIHQYPHYPGTGRADETGIGEGEGFTLNAPVPAGSDDAVYLRIFDDVFLPAMHTFKPQFVIISAGFDAHRSDPLSATQVTESGFVEMTKRVITVARDHAEGRLISLLEGGYDLGSLSRSVESHIKELMNG, via the coding sequence ATGAACAAAGTAGGACTGGTTCAACATCCCGATTTTCAAAAACACGACACAGGAGGCGCGCATCCCGAGCGACCCGAGCGGCTACAAACACTGCATGCCCATCTGGATGCAACGGGCTTGACAAAAGACCTCATCACACTCGAACCCCGACATGTCGATACATCCTGGTTGGAAAAAGCGCACACTCCCGAACATATTGCAAATGTAAAATCCCGATGTACACAGGGCATCACGTACATGGACGATTTTGACACCAGAATCTGTCCACTATCTTTTGACATAGCCCGACTCGCTGTTGGCGCAACATTTGAAGCCATTGACGCAGTTATGGACGCGCGCGTACACACGGCTTTTTGTGCCACGCGTCCCCCCGGACACCATGCCGAACGCAATCACGCAATGGGATTTTGTCTATTCAGCAACGCGGTCATTGCCGCGCGATATATACAAGAAACATATTCCCTTGAACGCGTGGCAATTGTAGATTGGGATGTGCATCACGGCAATGGCACACAGCACATATTGGAAACCGACCCCTCGGTATTCTTCTTTAGCATCCACCAATACCCCCATTATCCCGGCACGGGACGGGCTGACGAAACCGGCATTGGCGAAGGAGAGGGATTCACACTAAATGCACCCGTACCCGCAGGCAGCGATGACGCCGTGTACTTGCGCATATTCGATGACGTATTCCTGCCCGCTATGCACACATTCAAACCGCAATTTGTCATTATCTCCGCTGGATTTGACGCGCACCGGTCCGATCCCTTATCGGCCACCCAAGTGACGGAATCCGGTTTTGTCGAAATGACAAAACGCGTGATAACTGTCGCACGAGATCACGCAGAAGGACGACTAATCTCTCTCCTTGAAGGCGGATATGATCTGGGCAGCCTCTCGCGCAGCGTCGAATCCCATATAAAGGAATTAATGAATGGGTAA
- the pheA gene encoding prephenate dehydratase: protein MGNTKKNVAFQGEPGAFSEMAARSYFGKDVQVVPQRNFATLFAAVEHEECTHGIVPIENSLMGSIHENYDHLSAHHLQIVGELKLRIVHNLIVNPGVKLEDIRHIYSQAPALAQCTQFTASLSQAETVMTSDTAGAVKALKTSGARDAAAIASAQAAWDYDLEILQTGIEDDHQNYTRFLVVTSEYLIPENPDIEMPAKTSIVFAMKNVPGALFKSLSVFALRDLNLLKIESRPLAGKPWEYAFSLDFEGHIRQEPCARAIEHLREIATFVKILGSYRQGDMVEGKVLKRTKSKV, encoded by the coding sequence ATGGGTAATACAAAAAAAAACGTCGCATTTCAAGGTGAACCCGGTGCATTCAGTGAAATGGCCGCGCGCTCGTATTTTGGCAAAGATGTCCAGGTCGTACCGCAACGCAATTTTGCCACCCTCTTCGCCGCTGTCGAACACGAAGAATGTACGCATGGCATAGTACCCATTGAAAACTCATTAATGGGCAGCATTCACGAAAATTACGACCACCTGTCAGCCCATCATTTACAGATCGTCGGCGAACTGAAGCTGCGCATCGTACACAATCTAATCGTAAACCCCGGGGTAAAATTAGAAGACATCCGCCATATCTATTCCCAGGCACCTGCACTGGCTCAGTGTACACAATTCACTGCATCTCTATCTCAGGCCGAAACAGTTATGACCTCCGACACCGCGGGAGCCGTAAAAGCTTTGAAAACATCGGGCGCACGCGATGCGGCTGCAATAGCGAGTGCCCAGGCAGCCTGGGATTACGATCTGGAAATTTTGCAGACGGGTATTGAAGACGACCACCAAAATTACACGCGATTTTTAGTCGTTACATCCGAGTATCTAATACCTGAAAATCCAGACATCGAAATGCCCGCAAAGACATCGATCGTATTTGCCATGAAAAACGTGCCCGGTGCATTGTTTAAGAGCTTGAGCGTATTTGCCTTGCGCGACCTCAACCTGCTCAAAATTGAATCTCGCCCCCTTGCGGGCAAACCCTGGGAATACGCCTTCTCGCTCGACTTTGAGGGCCATATCCGTCAAGAACCCTGCGCCCGCGCCATCGAACACCTGCGCGAAATAGCCACCTTTGTAAAAATTCTCGGCTCTTATCGACAAGGGGACATGGTCGAAGGCAAAGTTTTGAAACGTACAAAAAGTAAAGTATGA
- a CDS encoding LUD domain-containing protein, translating to MASQRYKNLYAQIETSLREKPKRTQLYNAVKRARDARRTAIDILPQGEAFRKEVRDIKVRCLHKLDDLVDQFAEKVESRGAKVFLAKDGAAAIDYILKLSAEKNAETVAKSKSLTSEEIEVNHPLEDAGLEVIETDLGELIIQKVHEKPFHLVFPAVHKTAVEVAEIFKKATGEDVPNDVDAIMKIVRKYLRPIFLNADIGMTGANVGVAESGTILIETNEGNARLVSSIPDVHICIMGREKVVETVEDALQMMLAHPVSAVGQHTTTYVTWMSGRSPLGQGEGRAPRESHIIILDNGRTRMQEDSLFSDALNCIRCGACMNICPTYGVVGGHAFGYIYPGPIGIPWTAEVHGVDKAGDFAPLCISCGLCKEICPAEIDIPMMIAGVKDRDSEANPHPRVNKMLMAAEKAAKMSSLTAPISNWMMDNRLVRWAMEKVMGIDRRRQLPKFSRKTLVKRFAKRGPSPVSNPVRKVAFFTDLFANYNDPDLGMAAIERLEALGCEVIIPPQKSSGYPYIGYGDLKNAKKIARENVDLLLPYIQQGYDVVATEPTATYCLKISYPKLLEKADDAVSVAEHTYEFFEFLSLLESDIANDEQNALRGRAFGFHIPCHQRPLGAGEHAMAFLRQRGADVALIETGTCCGMAGTFGLKAGPLGYELAQAVGEPLFDGFREANVEAIVTESSVCAIHLSEGTELKVWHPLNLLRLLE from the coding sequence ATGGCAAGCCAAAGATACAAAAATCTGTATGCACAAATAGAAACATCGCTACGAGAAAAACCAAAACGCACGCAACTCTACAACGCAGTCAAACGGGCGCGGGATGCCCGGCGCACGGCAATTGATATTTTGCCGCAAGGAGAGGCATTTCGCAAAGAAGTTCGCGACATCAAAGTGCGGTGCCTGCACAAACTGGACGACCTGGTCGATCAATTTGCAGAGAAAGTTGAATCGCGCGGGGCAAAGGTCTTTCTCGCAAAAGACGGTGCTGCTGCGATTGACTACATCTTAAAACTATCAGCAGAAAAAAACGCCGAGACCGTGGCAAAATCAAAATCGCTAACCAGCGAAGAAATCGAAGTCAACCACCCGCTGGAAGACGCCGGTTTAGAAGTTATAGAAACCGACCTCGGCGAGCTTATTATTCAAAAAGTCCACGAAAAACCATTCCATCTGGTATTTCCCGCAGTCCATAAAACCGCAGTTGAAGTAGCCGAAATATTCAAAAAAGCAACAGGCGAAGACGTGCCCAACGATGTAGATGCAATTATGAAAATCGTGCGCAAATACCTGCGACCGATATTTCTCAACGCCGACATCGGCATGACAGGCGCAAATGTAGGCGTAGCCGAATCGGGCACAATCCTGATCGAAACCAACGAAGGCAATGCCCGTCTCGTATCGAGCATTCCCGATGTACACATCTGCATTATGGGACGCGAAAAAGTTGTGGAAACAGTAGAAGACGCATTGCAAATGATGCTGGCACATCCAGTCAGTGCTGTCGGCCAACACACGACAACCTATGTAACCTGGATGAGTGGGAGATCGCCCCTGGGGCAGGGCGAGGGACGCGCACCGCGAGAATCGCATATCATCATCCTGGACAATGGCCGGACCAGAATGCAAGAAGACTCCCTATTCTCGGATGCACTCAACTGCATCCGCTGCGGCGCCTGCATGAATATCTGCCCGACTTATGGTGTAGTCGGCGGTCATGCATTTGGATACATATACCCCGGACCGATTGGCATACCGTGGACAGCTGAAGTCCACGGCGTAGATAAAGCCGGCGACTTCGCCCCACTGTGTATTTCCTGTGGCTTGTGCAAAGAAATATGCCCGGCAGAAATCGACATCCCAATGATGATAGCCGGGGTAAAAGACCGCGACAGCGAAGCCAATCCGCATCCGCGCGTCAACAAGATGCTGATGGCCGCTGAAAAAGCCGCAAAAATGAGCAGTTTGACAGCACCCATATCCAATTGGATGATGGACAATAGACTCGTGCGATGGGCAATGGAAAAAGTGATGGGCATTGATCGACGCCGTCAGCTCCCCAAATTCAGCCGAAAAACACTCGTCAAACGCTTCGCAAAACGCGGACCATCTCCCGTATCGAACCCCGTTCGCAAAGTAGCCTTTTTCACAGATCTGTTTGCCAATTACAACGACCCCGACCTGGGAATGGCCGCAATTGAACGCCTGGAAGCACTCGGTTGCGAAGTCATCATCCCCCCGCAAAAAAGCAGCGGATATCCCTACATCGGCTACGGCGACCTGAAAAATGCGAAAAAAATTGCACGCGAAAACGTGGATCTCCTCCTCCCCTATATACAGCAGGGCTACGATGTCGTTGCAACAGAACCCACGGCAACCTACTGCCTGAAAATCTCATACCCCAAATTGCTCGAAAAAGCAGACGATGCCGTATCTGTCGCCGAACACACATATGAGTTTTTCGAGTTCTTATCCCTGCTCGAAAGCGATATTGCAAATGATGAACAGAATGCCCTGCGCGGACGCGCATTTGGATTTCACATCCCCTGCCACCAGCGTCCTTTGGGAGCGGGAGAACACGCAATGGCATTCTTGCGCCAGCGCGGTGCAGACGTCGCCCTCATCGAAACGGGCACCTGCTGTGGCATGGCGGGAACATTTGGCCTGAAAGCCGGACCTCTTGGCTACGAACTCGCACAGGCTGTTGGAGAGCCCCTTTTCGACGGCTTCCGCGAAGCCAATGTAGAAGCCATCGTAACAGAAAGCAGCGTGTGCGCCATCCACCTGTCAGAAGGAACCGAACTCAAAGTCTGGCATCCGTTAAACCTGCTTCGTCTCTTGGAATAG